One segment of Triticum aestivum cultivar Chinese Spring chromosome 2A, IWGSC CS RefSeq v2.1, whole genome shotgun sequence DNA contains the following:
- the LOC123188088 gene encoding probable leucine-rich repeat receptor-like protein kinase At1g68400, which translates to MPRFRHCLSMSPLVILLFHLATWPVHGEVANGGHRDLPFLLSFKAYNPNNVTVLKTWVGPDPCSGAWLGVRCSRGRVAGVFLDDASLVGSVAPLLGLTQIRVLAVRRNSLSGPLPPLDNSTSPRLRHLLVSHNNLSGGLNLSLPSLVTLRAEHNGFHGGLQALRLPMVRRFNVSSNELVGEIPSSLSGFPSSSFGSNVDLCSKPLPRCIHAYNAVEDSASNATTGVAQSPTAATNTSSGSPSSSSNGRFSQLGMTALVATGIGNAVLIAISLAISVAMFIYMRRKLRPSNDDSKSSASLCFEEEDKIRSGEEKCQKSGALVCFDGGEELRLESLLKASAEVLGKGVSGSTYKAVLEDGIVAAVKRLSALQFPGRSKAFDRHMRLVGRLRHRHVVSLRGYCNSNGERLLVYDYLPNGSLQSLLQGNGGGGRTRSLDWATKKGILFGAAQGLNYIHTFPARPALVHGNVKPSNILLDERGAACVSECGLMRYAASVPQSGPQPPELFLDRASEAVSGRGGWRGYAAPELTAPGARATQESDVYSFGMVLLAVVTAKGAADGGEDEGEGEETMGMVKIGVLCTAEAPEERPRMAQVLTMMSEFM; encoded by the exons ATGCCTCGTTTCCGCCACTGCTTATCCATGTCCCCCCTCGTGATCCTCCTCTTCCATCTTGCAACATGGCCTGTGCACGGTGAGGTCGCCAATGGCGGCCACCGCGACCTCCCTTTCCTCCTCTCGTTCAAGGCCTACAACCCCAACAATGTCACGGTCCTGAAGACCTGGGTCGGCCCCGACCCATGCTCCGGCGCGTGGCTCGGGGTCCGGTGCTCCAGGGGGAGGGTGGCGGGCGTCTTCTTGGACGACGCATCGCTGGTGGGCAGCGTGGCTCCCCTCCTCGGGCTCACCCAGATCAGGGTGCTCGCCGTCAGGAGGAACTCCCTGTCCGGCCCTCTCCCTCCATTGGACAACTCCACGAGCCCAAGGTTGAGGCACCTGCTCGTCTCCCACAACAACCTCAGCGGAGGCCTCAACCTTTCGCTGCCTTCCCTGGTCACTCTGCGAGCAGAGCACAACGGATTCCATGGCGGCTTGCAGGCTCTGCGCCTGCCGATGGTCAGAAGGTTCAACGTGTCGAGTAACGAGCTCGTCGGAGAGATCCCCAGCTCCCTGTCGGGATTCCCGAGCTCGTCTTTCGGCAGCAATGTCGATCTCTGTAGCAAGCCTCTTCCGAGGTGTATACATGCTTACAATGCAGTGGAAGATAGCGCCTCAAATGCTACCACTGGTGTCGCTCAGTCTCCTACTGCAGCAACAAATACATCGAGTGGCAGTCCGAGCTCTTCCAGTAATGGAAGATTCAGTCAGCTTGGCATGACCGCACTCGTGGCCACTGGCATTGGCAATGCAGTGCTGATAGCGATCTCGCTGGCCATCTCTGTGGCCATGTTCATCTACATGAGAAGAAAGCTGAGGCCCTCTAACGACGATTCCAAATCCAGTGCGTCTCTTTGCTTCGAGGAGGAAGACAAGATCAGGAGTGGTGAAGAGAAGTGCCAGAAGAGCGGCGCCCTGGTCTGCttcgacggcggcgaggagctgagGCTGGAGAGCCTGCTCAAGGCCTCGGCGGAGGTGCTCGGCAAGGGCGTGTCCGGGAGCACGTACAAGGCCGTCCTCGAGGACGGCATCGTGGCGGCCGTGAAGCGGCTCAGCGCCCTGCAGTTCCCCGGCCGGAGCAAGGCCTTCGACCGCCACATGCGGCTCGTCGGCAGGCTCCGGCACCGCCACGTCGTcagcctcaggggctactgcaaCTCCAACGGCGAGCGGCTGCTCGTCTACGACTACCTCCCCAACGGGAGCCTCCAGTCCCTTCTGCAAGGCAACG GTGGAGGCGGCAGAACGAGGAGCCTGGACTGGGCGACGAAGAAGGGCATCCTGTTCGGTGCGGCGCAGGGCCTCAACTACATCCACACGTTCCCGGCGCGGCCGGCGCTGGTGCACGGGAACGTGAAGCCGTCCAACATCCTCCTCGACGAGCGCGGCGCCGCGTGCGTCTCCGAGTGCGGGCTCATGCGCTACGCCGCCAGCGTCCCGCAGTCCGGCCCGCAGCCGCCCGAGCTGTTCCTGGACCGGGCGTCGGAGGCGGTGTCGGGCCGCGGCGGATGGCGCGGGTACGCGGCGCCGGAGCTGACGGCGCCGGGCGCGAGGGCGACGCAGGAGTCGGACGTGTACAGCTTCGGGATGGTGCTCCTGGCGGTGGTGACCGCCAAGGGCGCCGCGGACGGCGGCgaggacgagggagaaggggaggaGACGATGGGGATGGTGAAGATCGGCGTGCTGTGCACCGCCGAGGCGCCGGAGGAGAGGCCCAGGATGGCGCAGGTGCTCACCATGATGAGCGAGTTCATGTAG